One genomic region from Salvelinus namaycush isolate Seneca unplaced genomic scaffold, SaNama_1.0 Scaffold997, whole genome shotgun sequence encodes:
- the LOC120043679 gene encoding keratin-associated protein 16-1-like — MGFFDCTRIAQDPAACNRIAQDPASCNRTARDPASCNRIARDPASCNRIARDPAVCNRIARDPASCNRIARDPASCNRIARDPAVCNRIARDPPSCNRIARDPPSCNRIARDPADSMGPGVMIARDPASCNRIARDPASCNRIARDPASCNRIERDPASCNRIARDPASCNRIARDPASCNRIARDPASCNRIARDPASCNRIARDPASCNRIARDPASCNRIARDPASCNRIARDPAVCNRIARDPSSCNRIARDPASCNRIARDPASCNRIARDPSSCNRIARDPADSTGPGVMIARDPASCNRIARDPASCNRIARDPASCNRIARDPASCNRIARDPSSCNRIARDPASCNRIARDPASCNRIARDPSSCNRIARDPAVCNRIARDPASCNRIARDPASCNRIARDPAVCNRIARDPASCNRIARDPASCNRIARDPASCNRIARDPASCNRIARDPATNMFPRLTRSHGNLPHPLTSQINTFPRLTRSHGNLPHPLTSQTHMFPRCSYHAEDTKVRGQIRGHRGQRGQIRGQIRGQIIEHRGQRSDWRAQSSKSSAVRQTNTVSLID; from the exons ATGGGTTTCTTCGATTGTACCAGGATAGCACAGGACCCGGCGGCATGTAACAGGATAGCACAGGACCCGGCGTCATGTAACAGGACAGCACGGGACCCGGCGTCATGTAACAGGATAGCACGGGACCCGGCGTCGTGTAACAGGATAGCACGGGACCCGGCggtatgtaacaggatagcacGGGACCCGGCGTCATGTAACAGGATAGCACGGGACCCGGCGTCATGTAACAGAATAGCACGGGACCCGGCggtatgtaacaggatagcacGGGACCCGCCGTCGTGTAACAGGATAGCACGGGACCCGCCGTCGTGTAACAGAATAGCACGGGACCCGGCg GATAGCATGGGACCCGGCGTCAT gatagcacGGGACCCGGCGTCATGTAACAGGATAGCACGGGACCCGGCATCGTGTAACAGGATAGCACGGGACCCGGCGTCATGTAACAGGATAGAACGGGACCCGGCGTCATGTAACAGGATAGCACGGGACCCGGCGTCATGTAACAGGATAGCACGGGACCCGGCGTCGTGTAACAGGATAGCACGGGACCCGGCGTCATGTAACAGGATAGCACGGGACCCGGCGTCGTGTAACAGGATAGCACGGGACCCGGCGTCATGTAACAGGATAGCACGGGACCCGGCGTCATGTAACAGGATAGCACGGGACCCGGCGTCGTGTAACAGGATAGCACGGGACCCGGCggtatgtaacaggatagcacGGGACCCGTCGTCGTGTAACAGGATAGCACGGGACCCGGCGTCATGTAACAGGATAGCACGGGACCCGGCGTCATGTAACAGAATAGCACGGGACCCGTCGTCGTGTAACAGGATAGCACGGGACCCGGCg GATAGCACGGGACCCGGCGTCAT gatagcacGGGACCCGGCGTCGTGTAACAGGATAGCACGGGACCCGGCGTCATGTAACAGAATAGCACGGGACCCGGCGTCATGTAACAGGATAGCACGGGACCCGGCGTCATGTAACAGAATAGCACGGGACCCGTCGTCGTGTAACAGAATAGCACGGGACCCGGCGTCATGTAACAGGATAGCACGGGACCCGGCGTCATGTAACAGAATAGCACGGGACCCGTCGTCATGTAACAGGATAGCACGGGATCCGGCggtatgtaacaggatagcacGGGACCCGGCGTCGTGTAACAGGATAGCACGGGACCCGGCATCGTGTAACAGGATAGCACGGGACCCGGCggtatgtaacaggatagcacGGGACCCGGCGTCGTGTAACAGGATAGCACGGGACCCGGCGTCATGTAACAGGATAGCACGGGACCCGGCGTCATGTAACAGGATAGCACGGGACCCGGCGTCGTGTAACAGGATAGCACGGGACCCGGCG ACCAACATGTTCCCACG ATTAACACGTTCCCACGGTAACCTCCCCCATCCTCTGACCTCTCAGATTAACACGTTCCCACG ATTAACACGTTCCCACGGTAACCTCCCCCATCCTCTAACCtctcagacccacatgttcccacg CTGCAGCTACCATGCAGAGGAcacaaaggtcagaggtcagatcAGAGGACACAGAGGTCAGAGAGGTCAGATCAGAGGTCAGATCAGAGGTCAGATCATAGaacacagaggtcagaggtcagactgGAGGGCACAGAG CTCTAAGAGCAGCGCAGTGCGGCAGACCAACACAGTGTCTCTGATAGATTGA